The DNA window GAGGCCGGCGACGTAGACAACATGGCTCCGGCACTAAGGAACGCAGCATCCGGCGACTAGAAAGCAATGAGCGGGAACGCCAGCGCATGCACAAACTCAACAACGCCTTCCAAGCGTTGCGTGAGGCCATTCCTCATGTCAAAACTGATAAGAAATTGTCCAAGATTGAAACACTGACCCTCGCTAAGAATTACATTAAAGCATTGACCACTATCATCTTGGACATGACAGGGGCCTGCCTGCCTGGTGGTGGGGTCCCTTCAGAGGTCAGCACTGCCAAGCTGCTCCAGTGCTACCAGAAGCACctggaagaggagggggaggatggTCTCACCCAGTACCTCACCCACATGCACAGCTTCAGCAAGCACAGCTAACACTGGCTGCATAGTGGTGTGGAGACTTTGAGAGCCACCAGGAGGCTGGCCTCCAAGGTAGAAAGGTGTGGATGGACCTTTAGGACCAAATCTCAAAGTTCGTCCACTTCCTACAGTCTGCTCTTGGATCTGAGCACAGAAGGTGTTTTCTGTGGGAGGTGAGATTTGTTCCAGAGAGTAGACCTTATGTTTGAGCAGTCTTCATGCAGAACATGtaaaccaaaggctgcagactaAACAGTAAAAACCAAAGAGACTAGGGTTAAGTCAAGTGAAAAGACTTCTTCAGAAacaattctctttttttctcccctcatCTTCTATAGTTCGAGCCAGGGCAGGGACTTGTTCTCTTTTGTGTTATCTTGTGAtcttgttgtgtgttttctgttgagAAACCTGCTGAGTGTAGCCTCCAGTCATAACTGTCACACccaggaagaaaagaaattcaAGCAAGCAGTACGCACAAATAATGAATATTTGACGCTA is part of the Channa argus isolate prfri chromosome 20, Channa argus male v1.0, whole genome shotgun sequence genome and encodes:
- the bhlha15 gene encoding class A basic helix-loop-helix protein 15, translated to MKSKGKAVKPSRRTWSDPEPQLEPDTEPGSSEQEGSEASVRIGSSWRGSLRSGDGKRQKGAAGGRRRRQHGSGTKERSIRRLESNERERQRMHKLNNAFQALREAIPHVKTDKKLSKIETLTLAKNYIKALTTIILDMTGACLPGGGVPSEVSTAKLLQCYQKHLEEEGEDGLTQYLTHMHSFSKHS